From the genome of Dehalococcoidales bacterium, one region includes:
- a CDS encoding metal-dependent transcriptional regulator — MELLEQAEEILETLWIRTEERKEDSVALDDVGNGDKKPVEQLLSAGYVSADGNRLRLTGAGKPEAMNIVRRHRLAERLLVDVLGTTGDTLMHEKACKFEHLLDRGLDESICVLLGHPRVCPHGNPIPPGKCCQQKRSSMQQVVTPLSQLTAGQKGKVAYIYAPDSNKLQKLMAMGILPGTPLSLIQNFPSYVFQVNQTQFAVDKEIGDTIYIRLIEEKSSHQTGEEPAHRSGRQRDKRERHSELVQPKGR, encoded by the coding sequence ATGGAGCTACTTGAGCAAGCTGAAGAAATCCTGGAAACGCTATGGATACGCACCGAAGAGAGAAAAGAGGATTCCGTGGCACTCGATGACGTGGGAAACGGCGACAAAAAGCCAGTCGAGCAGTTACTGAGTGCCGGCTACGTTTCCGCTGACGGCAACCGCCTCAGGTTAACCGGCGCCGGAAAGCCCGAGGCGATGAACATAGTGAGAAGGCACCGCCTGGCTGAACGGCTGCTGGTTGACGTTCTGGGGACGACCGGAGATACGCTTATGCATGAAAAGGCGTGTAAATTCGAGCACCTTCTTGACCGGGGGCTGGATGAAAGTATTTGTGTCCTGCTGGGGCATCCCAGGGTCTGCCCTCACGGCAATCCCATACCGCCCGGAAAGTGTTGCCAGCAGAAACGCTCTTCAATGCAGCAGGTGGTTACTCCGCTGTCACAGCTAACCGCGGGGCAAAAGGGCAAAGTAGCCTATATCTACGCGCCGGATTCAAACAAGCTGCAGAAATTGATGGCGATGGGCATCCTCCCCGGAACGCCGCTCAGCCTTATCCAGAACTTTCCTTCCTATGTCTTCCAGGTTAACCAAACTCAATTCGCTGTGGACAAAGAAATCGGCGATACTATCTACATCCGCCTGATCGAAGAGAAGTCCTCCCACCAGACAGGAGAAGAACCAGCACACAGGTCCGGACGGCAAAGAGACAAGCGGGAACGACATTCGGAATTGGTGCAACCGAAAGGAAGGTGA
- a CDS encoding ferrous iron transporter B: MLEAKAASIKYDKPLEAALDTITGLLKGSYGISKRAVGLLLLQGDPEIDRLVKEQENEDYPAIQTVLTETRNAYGQPLSYVIALNRQQEVRRILSTTVTTRERRGKRLAERLSRAMMNPITGIPILLAVLYFGLYQFVGVLGAGTFVDFIESTVFGEWINPWAIKLFTTIIPFKVIQDLFVGEYGIITLGLSYAFAIILPIVGTFFIAFSIIEDSGYLPRLAMLIDRVFKAIGLNGRAVIPMVLGFGCDTMATIVTRTQETRRERVITTLLLALAIPCSAQLGVIFAILSGSGPGPLLVWASTVALILLLVGFLASRIIPGEKASFYMEIPPLRLPKLSNILVKTYTRLQWYFLEVLPLFLIASAMLWLGKLTGLFDIIISGIEPLVRLIGLPPQAAVAFLYGFFRRDFGAAGLYDLHSDGLLTGVPLVVAAVTLTLFIPCVAQFMVMLKERGLKTALTIAVFIFPFAFFVGYVLNLILTTLGVTL, translated from the coding sequence ATGTTAGAAGCCAAAGCGGCATCAATTAAATACGATAAGCCACTGGAGGCAGCCCTGGACACGATTACCGGTCTGCTTAAAGGCAGTTACGGTATCTCCAAGAGAGCAGTGGGCCTGCTTCTGCTCCAGGGAGACCCGGAGATAGACAGACTGGTGAAAGAACAGGAAAACGAGGATTACCCGGCGATACAAACCGTATTGACTGAAACCAGGAACGCCTACGGCCAGCCGCTCAGCTACGTCATTGCTTTAAACCGTCAGCAGGAGGTCAGGCGTATCCTCTCCACCACCGTGACCACCCGGGAACGGCGCGGCAAGAGACTGGCTGAGCGGCTGAGCCGGGCGATGATGAACCCTATCACCGGTATTCCCATTCTCCTGGCGGTCCTTTACTTCGGACTGTACCAGTTTGTCGGCGTGCTCGGAGCCGGGACCTTCGTCGACTTCATCGAGAGCACGGTATTCGGAGAATGGATTAACCCATGGGCGATCAAACTCTTCACCACTATTATTCCCTTCAAGGTTATTCAGGACTTATTTGTCGGTGAATACGGCATTATTACCCTGGGTCTGAGCTATGCCTTCGCCATCATCCTGCCCATCGTCGGCACCTTCTTTATCGCCTTTTCCATCATCGAAGATAGTGGCTATCTCCCCCGGCTGGCGATGCTTATCGACAGGGTATTCAAGGCAATCGGCCTCAACGGCCGGGCGGTAATCCCGATGGTGCTGGGCTTCGGCTGTGATACGATGGCAACCATCGTCACCAGGACACAGGAGACGCGGCGGGAGCGGGTTATTACCACCCTCCTTTTGGCCCTGGCCATTCCATGTTCGGCACAGCTCGGCGTTATTTTCGCTATTCTATCCGGGAGCGGGCCGGGCCCACTGCTGGTCTGGGCAAGCACGGTAGCGTTGATACTGCTGTTAGTAGGTTTCCTGGCATCCCGCATTATCCCCGGAGAGAAGGCCAGCTTTTACATGGAGATACCGCCGTTACGGCTGCCCAAGCTCTCCAACATACTGGTCAAGACCTACACCCGGCTGCAGTGGTACTTTCTTGAGGTGCTGCCTCTCTTTTTGATTGCCAGCGCCATGCTCTGGCTGGGTAAGCTGACGGGACTTTTCGACATTATCATCAGCGGAATAGAACCCCTGGTCAGGCTCATCGGGCTGCCGCCACAGGCCGCCGTCGCTTTCCTCTACGGCTTTTTCCGGCGGGACTTCGGCGCCGCTGGACTGTATGACCTGCACAGCGATGGGCTGCTGACGGGAGTACCGCTGGTAGTAGCGGCAGTCACCCTGACCCTGTTCATCCCGTGCGTGGCCCAATTCATGGTGATGCTGAAGGAAAGGGGCTTGAAAACGGCGCTGACTATCGCCGTTTTCATCTTTCCCTTTGCTTTCTTTGTCGGTTACGTACTCAACCTGATTTTGACTACTCTGGGGGTGACATTATGA
- a CDS encoding FeoB small GTPase domain-containing protein — translation MSLWRTVLNTLAFGRADGNCHGGNGTIEANGLRKLGIVGSPNVGKSVVFNRLTGVYATVSNYPGTSIDVTRGKAVIDGEEFEVVDTPGMYSLLPITEEERVAKAILLEEKPEVVLHIVDAKNLERMLPLTLQLIEAGLPIMLNLNMIDETETAGIEVNINQLEEELGIPVVATAATTGRGVEMLRKRLGTYVRSQSGIN, via the coding sequence ATGAGTCTGTGGCGCACGGTACTGAATACCCTCGCCTTTGGCAGAGCAGACGGCAATTGCCACGGCGGAAACGGTACCATCGAAGCTAACGGTCTGAGGAAGTTAGGCATTGTCGGTAGTCCCAATGTGGGCAAGAGCGTGGTCTTCAACAGGCTCACCGGTGTCTATGCTACCGTATCCAATTACCCCGGCACCTCTATAGACGTAACCCGCGGGAAAGCCGTAATTGACGGAGAAGAATTCGAGGTAGTGGATACCCCGGGGATGTATTCGCTGCTGCCCATCACTGAAGAAGAGCGGGTAGCCAAGGCAATACTACTGGAAGAAAAACCCGAAGTAGTCCTGCATATAGTTGATGCCAAAAACCTGGAGAGGATGCTGCCGCTTACCCTCCAGCTCATTGAGGCCGGACTCCCCATCATGCTGAACCTTAATATGATTGACGAGACTGAAACCGCCGGGATTGAGGTCAACATCAATCAACTTGAAGAAGAACTGGGCATTCCGGTAGTCGCCACCGCCGCCACTACCGGCCGCGGCGTAGAGATGCTGAGAAAGAGACTGGGAACCTATGTTAGAAGCCAAAGCGGCATCAATTAA